A stretch of the Streptomyces ortus genome encodes the following:
- a CDS encoding type II secretion system F family protein codes for MNSTLTLPVLVGAVLGLGVYVLVRALMPTRRSAVAQVARIDAMRARGAAYESAHRTSDADGGRLGGVRARVGQRVAELYLQQGWEQRSLRADLAVLDRSWENFLATKVLLGAAGVFFGPLMFAVVWTLGFGRSPAIPVWLALLFAVVFFFLPDLEVRRDAAEKRRDLRRVIGAYLDLVSMSLAGGRGLPEALMAAAEVSDGWATQRIRNALADARITGISQWQALGSLGEEIGVEELKDLSASLALVADDGAKVRESLASRAETMRHRELAEIEGSAGEKSQSMLVAQLLLCAGFLVFLIFPAAMRVFQV; via the coding sequence ATGAACTCGACCCTGACCCTGCCCGTCCTGGTCGGCGCCGTCCTGGGCCTGGGCGTCTACGTCCTGGTCCGCGCCCTGATGCCGACCAGGCGCAGCGCGGTCGCCCAGGTCGCCCGCATCGACGCGATGAGGGCGCGGGGAGCGGCGTACGAGTCCGCGCACCGCACCTCGGACGCCGACGGCGGACGGCTCGGCGGTGTACGGGCCCGGGTCGGGCAGCGCGTCGCCGAGCTGTATCTGCAGCAGGGCTGGGAACAGCGCTCGCTGCGGGCCGACCTCGCGGTACTCGACCGGAGCTGGGAGAACTTCCTGGCGACGAAGGTGCTGCTCGGGGCGGCGGGAGTGTTCTTCGGGCCGCTCATGTTCGCCGTGGTCTGGACACTCGGCTTCGGCCGCAGCCCCGCCATCCCGGTCTGGCTGGCCCTGCTCTTCGCGGTCGTCTTCTTCTTCCTGCCGGACCTCGAAGTGCGGCGGGACGCGGCCGAGAAGCGGCGTGACCTGCGGCGCGTGATCGGCGCGTACCTCGACCTGGTGTCCATGAGCCTGGCGGGCGGACGCGGTCTGCCCGAGGCGCTGATGGCGGCGGCCGAGGTCTCCGACGGCTGGGCCACGCAGCGCATCCGCAACGCGCTCGCGGACGCCCGGATCACCGGCATCAGCCAGTGGCAGGCGCTCGGGTCGCTGGGGGAGGAGATCGGGGTCGAGGAGCTGAAGGACCTGTCGGCCTCGCTGGCGCTGGTCGCGGACGACGGCGCGAAGGTGCGCGAGTCGCTCGCCTCGCGCGCCGAGACGATGCGGCACCGCGAACTCGCCGAGATCGAGGGCAGCGCGGGCGAGAAGTCGCAGTCGATGCTCGTGGCGCAGCTGCTCCTGTGCGCCGGATTCCTGGTCTTCCTGATCTTCCCGGCGGCGATGCGCGTGTTCCAGGTCTGA
- a CDS encoding TadE family protein, which translates to MTAIEFVLLTPVLFFMIFATVQFALYFFADHVAQAAAQAGARKARATADESPGAWRGEARDVVDSYIAQLGPQLVLGPDVKLLQPDQNTVGVEITAKVPSVFPGLDLTVHAQSVGPVERFVEDDGN; encoded by the coding sequence ATGACCGCGATCGAGTTCGTGCTGCTCACGCCGGTGCTCTTCTTCATGATCTTCGCGACGGTGCAGTTCGCGCTGTACTTCTTCGCCGACCACGTGGCGCAGGCGGCGGCCCAGGCCGGGGCGCGCAAGGCCCGTGCCACGGCCGACGAGTCACCGGGCGCCTGGCGGGGTGAGGCGAGGGACGTCGTGGACAGCTATATCGCCCAGCTGGGGCCGCAGCTGGTGCTCGGGCCCGACGTGAAGCTGCTCCAGCCGGACCAGAACACGGTCGGGGTGGAGATCACGGCGAAGGTGCCGTCGGTGTTCCCCGGGCTCGATCTGACCGTGCACGCGCAGTCGGTGGGGCCGGTGGAGCGGTTCGTCGAGGATGACGGGAACTAG
- a CDS encoding TadE/TadG family type IV pilus assembly protein: MRPVVRRPLSRGADLGDRGLSTVEVVILAPVMILFILVLVAFGQLVDGRGALDGAARDAARSGSLQRDQGSAMAEAQKAADADLADVCAGPVTVTKTSAGFEDADLFTVEVSCEVRGLAMLGLDVPTRLDASFTSPLDPFKRKA; encoded by the coding sequence ATGCGCCCAGTGGTGAGGCGACCGCTTTCGCGCGGCGCCGACCTCGGAGACCGGGGGCTGTCCACCGTCGAGGTGGTGATCCTCGCTCCGGTGATGATCCTCTTCATCCTGGTGCTGGTGGCCTTCGGGCAACTGGTGGACGGGCGGGGAGCGCTCGACGGGGCGGCCAGGGACGCGGCCCGCTCCGGTTCGCTCCAGCGCGACCAGGGTTCCGCGATGGCGGAGGCGCAGAAGGCCGCGGACGCGGATCTGGCGGACGTCTGCGCCGGTCCGGTGACGGTGACCAAGACCAGCGCCGGTTTCGAGGACGCGGACCTCTTCACCGTGGAGGTCAGCTGCGAGGTGCGGGGGCTTGCGATGCTGGGTCTGGACGTACCGACCCGCCTCGATGCGTCGTTCACCTCGCCGCTCGATCCCTTCAAGAGGAAGGCGTGA
- a CDS encoding TadE/TadG family type IV pilus assembly protein gives MSFTGRAGERVHGWARGRRARLDDRGSGAGAVIIFALVFLSLSAFVIDGGLSISKRERAADIAEQAARYAAQDVDLDALYENEGGGAPILFENCGARVKAFAREMGMTGADIAATNCVAANADQVEVEVQLTYSPVFTGMFYGGDVTVRGRAVAENEVG, from the coding sequence GTGTCTTTCACAGGGCGTGCGGGGGAGAGGGTGCACGGGTGGGCACGGGGCCGCCGCGCGCGCCTCGACGACCGGGGGTCGGGGGCCGGCGCGGTCATCATCTTCGCGCTCGTCTTCCTTTCCCTTTCGGCGTTCGTCATCGACGGCGGCCTGTCCATCTCCAAGCGCGAACGGGCCGCCGACATCGCGGAACAGGCCGCCCGTTACGCGGCCCAGGACGTCGACCTCGACGCGCTGTACGAGAACGAGGGCGGCGGCGCGCCGATCCTCTTCGAGAACTGCGGCGCCCGCGTGAAGGCCTTCGCCCGCGAGATGGGCATGACCGGCGCCGACATAGCGGCCACGAACTGCGTCGCCGCGAACGCCGACCAGGTCGAGGTGGAGGTCCAGCTCACCTACTCACCGGTCTTCACGGGCATGTTCTACGGCGGCGACGTAACGGTCCGGGGGCGGGCTGTGGCGGAGAACGAGGTGGGGTGA